One stretch of bacterium DNA includes these proteins:
- the sppA gene encoding signal peptide peptidase SppA, producing the protein MQTAFSLRSVPAFFLLFLIATPLACSLGGGTAVEVEDGTTLLIEIGGEYVDTPGPNPLARLAGDSTQPLLSLLGLFTRAERDSRIETVVLRIESLAIGWGKADEIRAAAIRVRESGKRVVAHLEIQGFLANKELYVASAADEIFVAPGSAIPLVGLAAEYIYLGGLWEKLGIDFDVARAGRYKSAVEVYAERTMSDDAREMANSLLDDAWARFVSALAEGRNLPVAAVEAAIDRGPVRSQELEALGLIDGEVHLDELLEREGGALLDDVDYARVDPATIGFEPEASVALIFGVGTVLQGEANDSPLSTDTVFASETVSRAILDAAEDPEIDAILLRIDSPGGSALASEIIWRAIIRARELGTPVVVSMSDVAASGGYYVASAADAIIADPGTLTGSIGVFAIRPVVGGLFEKLEVGVESLTRGRHADFLLSSEKLSPAALARLQTSVSDTYQLFLTRVADGRGLSIDAVGKVAQGRVWSGRQAFDAGLVDEVGGLYTAARRAKVEIGLDPDDDVLLIPYPKPPTLSEQLMRAFSSASIRAVAPTFEWPAPLAQLAEAVEGLPTGSPVLVPPMMIEIR; encoded by the coding sequence ATGCAGACGGCTTTCTCTCTTCGCTCGGTGCCTGCGTTCTTCCTTCTATTCCTGATCGCCACCCCCCTCGCGTGTTCGCTGGGCGGCGGAACGGCGGTGGAGGTCGAGGACGGCACCACGCTCTTGATCGAGATCGGCGGGGAGTACGTCGATACCCCCGGCCCCAATCCGCTCGCGCGTCTGGCCGGGGACTCGACCCAGCCGCTCCTGAGCCTGCTCGGGCTCTTCACCCGAGCGGAACGGGATTCGCGGATCGAGACCGTGGTGCTCCGGATCGAGTCCCTCGCGATCGGGTGGGGCAAGGCGGACGAGATCCGCGCGGCGGCCATCCGCGTGCGGGAGAGCGGCAAGCGGGTCGTGGCCCATCTCGAGATCCAGGGCTTCCTGGCGAACAAGGAGCTCTATGTGGCGAGCGCGGCGGACGAGATCTTCGTGGCGCCGGGCTCGGCGATTCCCCTGGTCGGTCTCGCCGCCGAGTACATCTATCTCGGCGGGCTCTGGGAGAAGCTCGGCATCGATTTCGACGTGGCGCGGGCCGGCCGGTACAAGAGCGCGGTCGAGGTCTACGCCGAGCGGACGATGTCCGACGACGCTCGAGAGATGGCGAACTCGCTCCTCGACGATGCCTGGGCGCGCTTCGTGTCGGCCCTCGCGGAAGGGCGGAATCTTCCGGTCGCCGCCGTCGAAGCGGCGATCGACCGGGGCCCGGTCCGGAGCCAGGAGCTCGAGGCGCTCGGACTGATCGACGGCGAGGTCCATCTCGACGAGCTGCTCGAACGGGAGGGCGGAGCACTGCTCGACGACGTCGACTACGCGCGAGTCGATCCGGCGACGATCGGTTTCGAGCCCGAGGCGAGCGTCGCCCTCATCTTCGGCGTCGGCACCGTCCTCCAGGGCGAGGCCAACGATTCCCCCCTCTCGACCGACACGGTCTTCGCGTCGGAGACCGTGTCCCGCGCGATCCTCGACGCGGCCGAGGACCCCGAGATCGACGCCATCCTGCTGCGGATCGACAGTCCCGGCGGCTCCGCCCTCGCCAGCGAGATCATCTGGCGGGCGATCATCCGGGCGCGGGAGCTCGGGACGCCGGTCGTCGTGTCGATGTCCGACGTCGCCGCTTCGGGCGGCTACTACGTGGCGAGCGCCGCCGACGCGATCATCGCGGATCCCGGCACGCTCACGGGCTCGATCGGTGTCTTCGCGATCCGGCCGGTGGTCGGCGGCCTCTTCGAGAAGCTCGAGGTCGGCGTCGAGTCGCTCACCCGCGGCAGGCACGCGGACTTCCTCCTCTCGAGCGAGAAGCTCTCGCCGGCGGCCCTGGCGCGGCTGCAGACCTCGGTCTCCGACACCTACCAGCTCTTCCTGACCCGGGTCGCGGACGGCCGCGGGCTCTCGATCGACGCGGTCGGCAAGGTCGCGCAGGGGCGGGTCTGGAGCGGACGGCAGGCCTTCGATGCCGGGCTCGTCGACGAGGTCGGCGGTCTCTACACCGCGGCGCGGCGTGCGAAGGTCGAGATCGGCCTCGATCCCGACGACGACGTCCTGCTGATCCCGTACCCGAAGCCGCCGACGCTCTCCGAGCAGCTGATGCGCGCGTTCTCCTCTGCGTCGATCCGCGCCGTCGCGCCGACCTTCGAGTGGCCGGCGCCCCTGGCCCAGCTGGCGGAGGCGGTCGAAGGGCTGCCGACCGGGAGCCCGGTGCTCGTGCCGCCGATGATGATCGAGATTCGTTAG
- a CDS encoding alpha/beta hydrolase, protein MTTAEGNTLYYEHHRPEGESKTTVIISCAFCTTHENWRGQVGALVAAGHPVVLWDQRGHGDSPAPQNDPTWSLENVMTDLAAIADATTPDAPFVATGHSFGGLASLHFAARFPDRVAALVLVGSGPGFKNPEAAEGWAAQVERTASFLETRGFEDFVNGRAGITCIGSKPELPAAQAAAKAIIAQSVPGIARFGREISATIPPVIDELADIAVPALVLVGEDDKPYRRAGEVMSAKLQNARHVVVPDAGHIVNIEQPDVFEREVLGFLAELEGA, encoded by the coding sequence GTGACGACTGCCGAGGGCAACACCCTCTACTACGAACACCATCGGCCCGAGGGCGAGTCGAAGACGACGGTGATCATCTCGTGCGCCTTCTGCACGACGCACGAGAACTGGCGTGGACAGGTCGGCGCCCTCGTCGCGGCCGGCCATCCCGTCGTCCTCTGGGACCAGCGCGGCCACGGCGATTCGCCCGCCCCCCAGAACGATCCGACGTGGTCCCTCGAAAACGTGATGACCGACCTCGCGGCCATCGCCGACGCGACGACCCCGGATGCACCCTTCGTGGCGACGGGACACAGCTTCGGCGGACTCGCGAGTCTCCACTTCGCGGCGCGCTTCCCGGATCGCGTGGCCGCCCTCGTGCTCGTCGGCTCCGGCCCGGGCTTCAAGAACCCCGAGGCCGCCGAGGGCTGGGCTGCGCAGGTCGAGCGGACCGCGAGCTTCCTGGAGACCCGGGGCTTCGAGGACTTCGTGAACGGCCGCGCGGGCATCACCTGTATCGGAAGCAAGCCCGAGCTCCCCGCCGCGCAGGCCGCGGCGAAGGCGATCATCGCCCAGTCCGTTCCGGGGATCGCCCGGTTCGGCCGCGAGATCTCGGCCACGATTCCGCCCGTCATCGACGAGCTCGCCGACATCGCGGTGCCTGCGCTGGTCCTCGTCGGCGAGGACGACAAGCCCTATCGCCGGGCGGGCGAGGTCATGAGCGCGAAGCTCCAGAACGCGCGCCACGTCGTCGTTCCGGACGCGGGGCACATCGTGAACATCGAGCAGCCCGACGTCTTCGAGCGCGAGGTGCTCGGCTTCCTGGCGGAGCTCGAGGGCGCCTGA
- a CDS encoding sigma-70 family RNA polymerase sigma factor, whose translation MQTLDPDARLMIAFRNGDEEALSALYRRWAGPVLRFLERMVRERATAEELMQETFVRVHGARDRYEADARFSTWLFRIARNLALNELDRARNKATHVSTDAPAREDDERPALTLVSGGNAVDDLAHARRERSRIEAELAVLPERQRTALWLAAVEGHSYAEIAEVLEASPQSVKALIHRARATLADRMAASSPATEAPDTPMTEGSR comes from the coding sequence ATGCAGACCCTTGATCCGGACGCCCGGCTGATGATCGCGTTCCGGAACGGGGACGAGGAAGCCCTCTCCGCCCTGTACCGGAGGTGGGCGGGGCCCGTTCTCCGTTTCCTGGAGCGGATGGTGCGCGAACGAGCGACGGCGGAAGAACTGATGCAGGAGACCTTCGTCCGGGTGCACGGCGCGCGCGATCGCTACGAGGCGGACGCCCGCTTCTCGACCTGGCTCTTCCGCATCGCCCGGAATCTCGCGCTCAACGAGCTCGATCGGGCCCGCAACAAGGCGACCCACGTGAGTACGGACGCGCCGGCGCGCGAAGACGACGAGCGTCCCGCCCTCACCCTGGTCTCCGGCGGGAACGCCGTGGACGATCTCGCCCACGCCCGCCGCGAACGGAGCCGCATCGAGGCGGAGCTCGCGGTGCTCCCCGAGCGCCAGCGGACCGCGCTCTGGCTCGCGGCGGTGGAAGGCCACTCGTACGCGGAGATCGCCGAGGTGCTGGAGGCATCGCCCCAGTCGGTGAAGGCGTTGATCCACCGCGCCCGTGCGACCCTCGCGGATCGCATGGCCGCTTCGAGCCCGGCGACCGAAGCGCCCGACACGCCCATGACGGAGGGGTCGCGATGA